GGTGAACAGTGCGGCGGTGTTGAAATCGGCGTCCTCGAGCACGATGGCCGCGGACTTGCCGCCCAATTCGAGGAAGACACGCTTGACGGTCCCGCTGGCCGCGGCCATGATCGTGCGGCCCGTCGGGGTGGATCCGGTGAAGGTGATGATGTCGACGTCGGCGCTGGTGGTCAACGCTTCGCCCACCGCCGGGTCCGCGGAGCTGACCACGTTGACCACACCGGCGGGGATGTCGGTGTGCTCGGCGATCAGCTCTCCGAGCGCCAGGGTGACCAGCGGGGTGTCCGGTGCCGCCTTGAGGACGACCGTGCACCCGGCGGCCAGGGCCGGTGCGAGTTTGGCCAGCGCCAGCTGGTTCGGATAGTTGTAGGCGATGATCGCCCCGACCACCCCGGCGGCTTCCTTCTCCACCCAGCGGTGGTGGAGCATGCCGCGGCTCTCGACGGTGCCGAGGTCCTCGCTCATCGGGTAGGTCCGCAACAAGTCGGCGTAGTAGCGGACGATCTCGATCGGCCCGTCCAGTTGGGCCCCCGCGGTGAGGGCGGCGGTGGCACCGACCTCGGCGACGGTCAGCGCGGCGAAGTCGTCGCGGTGCTCGACGAGTGCCCGATGCAACTGCTCCAGACACCGCAGGCGCTCGGTGACGTCGGTCGACCAGCCGGTGGCGTCGAAGGCACGCCGTGCCGCGCCGATCGCCGCTCGCATGTCGTCGACTCCGGCGTCCGGCGCGTAGCCCAGCACCTCGCCGGTGGCCGGGTTGACCGACGCGTAAGTCTCGCCGGTCTCGGTGGCCTCGGCGGTCTCGGCCGCGGCCACCAGCCGCCCATCGATGAGCATCCGGCGGTCCGGTGGGTGCCCGTCGCCCGATCGTGGCCGGCCGTCTTCGGTGGTTGCCGTCGCGCCGTCAGCGCTCTGGGACCGCATGCGGTTCCCCTCCCGGTGGTAATTTAATTCTCGCTTTTGGCGAATCATACATTTGTGTTATGAGAACACAAGCGCACCGTCGCCCTGCGAGGGCGCCGGGAATGCCCGGGCGCGCCTACATCCGCACCAACGCGAACGTCCACGTGTTCATCCCCGCCGGCCCGTCGAAACACCCCACGTCGAAACGGGATTCGATCACGCCCACCAATGTGTTCGCGTCCCAGGTGTAGGTGTCGTGGCTCGGCATGAACCCGTGTGGGCAACGCAGACCGTCGGACACATCGGTGGAGAACGAATAACTTCCGTCGACCAGCCGTGCGGTCCCGCCGTAGTACTGCCGACCGAAGAAGTGCGGTCTGTCCAAGGCGCTGATCAACACGCAATCCCCCGACAGGTCGTCCAAACCTCCGGGCACCTCGCAGGGGTAGACCGCCCACACCCAGGACCTGTCGGTCCACCGGTTGCTCTGCACGTCGTAATTACCGAAAGGCATCGTCGCCCCGGCCACCGGGGCCGCCACCGTCCCGACGATCAGTGCCGCCAGCGCGGCACCGACAATGCGTCGCACCATCGACCAACTCCCTCGGCTCGTCACGGCTGCTTCTGCCCGTAGGTGTCTCCGCGCCGCCACAGTGTCTCGCCGTCGGCGATGCAGGTCAAAAACAGCCCATCGGGCGCCTGCGCCACCTCACCGTCATGAGAGGCGCACT
This sequence is a window from Mycolicibacillus parakoreensis. Protein-coding genes within it:
- a CDS encoding aldehyde dehydrogenase family protein; amino-acid sequence: MRSQSADGATATTEDGRPRSGDGHPPDRRMLIDGRLVAAAETAEATETGETYASVNPATGEVLGYAPDAGVDDMRAAIGAARRAFDATGWSTDVTERLRCLEQLHRALVEHRDDFAALTVAEVGATAALTAGAQLDGPIEIVRYYADLLRTYPMSEDLGTVESRGMLHHRWVEKEAAGVVGAIIAYNYPNQLALAKLAPALAAGCTVVLKAAPDTPLVTLALGELIAEHTDIPAGVVNVVSSADPAVGEALTTSADVDIITFTGSTPTGRTIMAAASGTVKRVFLELGGKSAAIVLEDADFNTAALFTAFSMVTHAGQGCALTSRVLVPRKHHDEIVALIQANFGRVRYGDPTDPKTYMGPLISEKQRDKVDGMVKRAVTAGATVVTGGEKVDPGYFYTPTLLTDVDPDSEIAQEEVFGPVLVVIAYDDDDDAVRIANNSVYGLSGAVFGAADRALAVARRIRTGTLSINGGNYFHPDAPFGGYKQSGIGREMGAAGLEEFLERKTLAAPVAAEAGK